One window of Sulfurospirillum sp. 1612 genomic DNA carries:
- a CDS encoding amino acid ABC transporter permease — MLAFLRDRRVRGYLFQLITIIGVVAFLWYIGVNTTHNIEQRGIKTGFGFLNSTAGFGINDSPISYTPSNSYGRVFLVGLLNTLIVSFVAIIFSTILGLFVGVLRLSKNWLMRKLSAAYIEIFRNIPILLQILFWYNVVLRSLPSPRGSIDIFGTIFINNRGLYIPQPALDATVISVLLSFILVIVFVFFLNRWSNKRQEQTGQEFPVLPVGLGLLIVVPIIGYFVGGANFDFSYPHLQGFNFQGGKQFYPEFIALAMAITIYTATFIAEAVRSGIEAVNKGQKEAAASIGLSSYQALKLVVLPQAVRIAIPPTINQYLNIVKNSSLATAIGYPELVTVFAGTTLNQVGQAIEIISITMLVYLVVSLVVSALLNWINHKMKIKER; from the coding sequence ATGCTAGCATTTTTACGAGATAGAAGAGTTAGAGGCTATCTATTTCAACTCATTACAATTATTGGTGTTGTTGCATTTTTGTGGTATATTGGGGTCAATACTACTCACAATATAGAACAAAGAGGCATTAAAACCGGTTTTGGATTTTTAAATTCAACCGCAGGATTTGGTATCAATGATAGTCCGATATCTTATACCCCTTCAAACTCCTATGGTAGAGTTTTTTTAGTAGGACTTTTAAACACCCTCATTGTTTCGTTTGTTGCCATCATATTTTCAACGATACTCGGTCTTTTTGTCGGGGTACTCAGGCTCTCAAAGAATTGGCTCATGAGAAAACTCTCAGCAGCCTATATTGAGATTTTTAGAAATATTCCAATATTATTGCAAATTTTATTTTGGTATAACGTCGTTTTACGTTCCCTTCCTTCTCCGAGGGGCAGCATTGATATCTTTGGCACAATCTTTATTAACAATCGTGGACTCTATATTCCACAACCTGCCCTTGATGCAACCGTTATTTCGGTACTTTTGTCATTTATCCTTGTCATTGTCTTTGTTTTTTTTCTTAATCGATGGTCAAACAAGAGACAAGAACAAACAGGACAAGAGTTTCCAGTCTTACCTGTGGGGTTGGGATTGTTGATTGTGGTACCTATTATTGGATATTTTGTTGGTGGTGCAAATTTTGATTTTTCATATCCGCATCTTCAAGGATTCAACTTCCAAGGGGGTAAACAATTTTATCCAGAATTTATTGCTTTAGCCATGGCCATTACCATTTATACGGCAACCTTTATTGCAGAAGCGGTCAGAAGTGGTATTGAAGCAGTTAATAAAGGACAAAAAGAAGCCGCTGCATCTATAGGACTATCTAGTTATCAAGCACTAAAATTGGTAGTTTTGCCTCAAGCAGTAAGAATTGCCATTCCGCCAACCATCAACCAATATCTTAACATTGTCAAAAACTCTTCGTTGGCAACGGCGATTGGATATCCGGAATTGGTAACGGTTTTCGCGGGAACTACACTCAATCAAGTAGGACAAGCAATTGAGATTATCTCTATCACGATGTTGGTTTATTTGGTGGTGAGCCTTGTGGTATCAGCACTACTCAATTGGATCAACCATAAAATGAAGATTAAGGAAAGATAG
- a CDS encoding glutamate-5-semialdehyde dehydrogenase — translation MENFLRKAKDSSRILSTLKPETKSDVLKKMAENLEKHQDNILKANKIDIDAGHIAALPESLMDRLTLTPERIHDMSRSLKEIAALGEPTGRILDGWVTPGGLKIEKVSVPIGVIGIIYESRPNVTSDTAALCFKSGNVCILKGGKEAKNSNIAIAKILQETLVACQLPKELISLLPDYSREGIAQLITMDQFVDLIIPRGGAALIKYVSEHSNIPVIKHDKGLCHIFLDESASISQASKIAVNAKCQRTGVCNAMETLLVHQNIAPKALPELKNAFDAMGTKLLGCEQTRKIIDILPATEEDFCTEYLDNILSIKVVANLEEAINHINHYGSGHSDAILSESYANAERFLNEVDSACVYVNASTRFTDGAEFGFGAEVGISTSKIHARGPMGIHDLTTYKYKLYGQGNIR, via the coding sequence ATGGAAAATTTTTTAAGAAAAGCAAAAGATTCAAGCAGAATACTCTCGACACTCAAACCCGAAACGAAATCAGACGTACTCAAGAAAATGGCAGAGAATCTAGAAAAACATCAAGATAATATTTTAAAAGCAAACAAAATAGATATCGATGCCGGTCACATCGCAGCATTGCCAGAATCATTAATGGACCGCTTGACATTGACGCCTGAACGCATTCATGATATGTCGCGTAGTCTCAAAGAAATCGCAGCCTTGGGAGAGCCTACCGGTCGTATTTTGGATGGTTGGGTGACACCAGGGGGATTAAAAATCGAAAAAGTATCAGTGCCGATTGGTGTGATTGGGATTATCTATGAAAGTCGCCCTAATGTGACTAGTGACACCGCCGCGCTGTGCTTTAAAAGTGGTAATGTCTGTATTTTAAAAGGGGGAAAAGAGGCAAAAAATAGCAATATTGCGATTGCAAAGATTTTACAAGAGACATTGGTAGCTTGCCAGTTACCAAAAGAGCTCATCTCTTTATTGCCAGATTATTCACGCGAGGGTATTGCCCAATTGATTACTATGGATCAGTTTGTTGATCTTATCATTCCGCGAGGAGGAGCAGCCTTGATTAAATACGTCTCAGAACACTCTAATATCCCGGTTATCAAACATGATAAGGGATTGTGTCATATATTTTTAGATGAGAGTGCCTCTATCAGCCAAGCTTCTAAAATTGCTGTGAATGCAAAATGTCAAAGAACGGGTGTTTGCAATGCTATGGAAACACTTTTAGTGCATCAAAATATTGCACCAAAGGCACTGCCAGAACTCAAAAATGCTTTTGATGCCATGGGAACTAAACTCTTAGGATGCGAGCAAACAAGAAAAATTATCGACATTTTACCTGCGACAGAAGAGGATTTTTGCACTGAATATCTTGATAATATACTCTCCATTAAAGTCGTCGCCAACCTAGAAGAAGCCATCAATCACATCAATCACTATGGTTCTGGACATTCAGATGCTATATTGAGTGAATCTTACGCCAATGCCGAGCGTTTTTTGAATGAGGTCGATTCAGCTTGTGTGTATGTCAATGCTAGCACTCGTTTTACAGATGGGGCAGAGTTTGGTTTTGGTGCGGAAGTTGGCATTAGTACAAGTAAAATCCATGCACGTGGACCGATGGGAATCCACGACCTAACGACTTACAAGTACAAATTATACGGTCAGGGAAATATTCGATAA
- a CDS encoding ATP-binding cassette domain-containing protein, translating to MSNILEIQDLYFSYDGKHTVYEAFDLSMKQGEVVCIVGPSGSGKSTLFELISHNLKPNKGTINVASFSQIYQDPYTSFHPTYTIINQIRDVAPLQGYEKLCEELNLDLALLEKKPHQLSGGQLQRCSILRAILMNPQLILADEPTSALDNITQLEVMKLLMRFLDRVGILLITHDEHLAKWCSDRIISLHVD from the coding sequence ATGTCAAATATTTTAGAGATTCAAGATTTGTACTTTTCATACGATGGAAAACATACCGTATATGAAGCGTTTGATTTAAGTATGAAACAAGGTGAAGTTGTCTGTATTGTCGGCCCCAGCGGGTCAGGGAAAAGCACCTTGTTTGAACTCATCAGCCACAATTTGAAACCCAACAAAGGGACAATCAACGTAGCATCATTTTCGCAAATTTACCAAGATCCCTATACATCGTTTCATCCAACCTATACCATCATCAATCAAATTCGAGATGTTGCGCCATTGCAAGGGTATGAAAAGCTTTGTGAGGAATTAAATCTCGACCTTGCTTTATTGGAGAAAAAGCCCCATCAATTGAGTGGTGGACAGTTACAAAGATGCTCAATCCTTAGAGCTATCTTGATGAATCCTCAGTTAATCTTAGCCGATGAACCCACCAGTGCGCTTGATAATATTACCCAACTTGAAGTGATGAAATTGCTCATGAGATTTTTGGATCGTGTCGGAATCTTGCTTATCACTCATGATGAGCATCTCGCAAAATGGTGCAGTGATCGTATCATCTCACTGCACGTAGATTAA
- a CDS encoding amino acid ABC transporter substrate-binding protein, giving the protein MRSKIAKISIAAIAVLGLSASALQADTLSDVQKNGFVKCGVNTGLPGFSSADASGHWSGIDVDVCRAVAAAVLGDASKVKYTPLTAKERFTALQSGEIDILSRNTTWTQTRDSSLGLNFAGVNFYDGQAFMIHKSLGVKSALDLNGAAVCVQAGTTTELNLASYFASHGMKYKSVSYDTTAQVRNGYESGRCDVMTSDSSQLHALQTTLKDPSGSIILPQIISKEPLGPVVRQGDDVWFNIVKWSYNAMVAAEERGITSKNVDQLKATTKDPAIKRILGTEGRLGENLHLKKDWAYNIIKQVGNYGESFERNVGMGSPLKIERGLNAQWKDGGLQYSPPFK; this is encoded by the coding sequence ATGAGATCAAAAATCGCAAAAATTTCTATTGCTGCAATCGCAGTTTTGGGATTAAGTGCTTCAGCCCTTCAGGCTGATACCTTAAGTGACGTACAAAAAAATGGCTTTGTAAAATGTGGTGTTAACACAGGACTTCCTGGATTTTCATCAGCTGACGCAAGTGGCCACTGGAGCGGTATTGACGTTGATGTTTGTAGAGCAGTCGCAGCCGCTGTTTTAGGTGATGCATCAAAAGTTAAATATACCCCTTTGACAGCAAAAGAAAGATTTACAGCACTTCAAAGTGGTGAGATTGATATCCTTTCAAGAAATACAACATGGACACAAACAAGAGATTCTTCTTTGGGTTTAAATTTTGCCGGTGTTAACTTTTATGATGGACAAGCTTTTATGATTCATAAATCTCTTGGTGTCAAAAGTGCGTTGGACTTAAACGGTGCAGCAGTCTGTGTTCAAGCAGGTACAACAACAGAATTAAACCTCGCAAGTTACTTTGCATCTCATGGTATGAAATATAAATCTGTTTCTTACGATACCACGGCACAAGTTCGAAATGGTTATGAGAGTGGTCGTTGTGACGTTATGACATCAGATTCGTCTCAATTGCATGCGTTGCAAACAACACTAAAAGACCCAAGTGGTTCTATAATTCTGCCTCAAATCATCTCAAAAGAGCCTTTGGGACCGGTTGTTAGACAAGGTGATGATGTATGGTTTAACATCGTAAAATGGTCTTACAATGCTATGGTAGCCGCAGAAGAACGCGGTATCACAAGCAAAAATGTCGATCAACTCAAAGCTACTACAAAAGATCCTGCTATCAAGAGAATTCTTGGTACAGAAGGCAGATTGGGTGAAAATCTTCACTTGAAAAAAGATTGGGCATATAATATTATCAAACAAGTTGGTAATTATGGTGAATCATTTGAACGCAATGTCGGTATGGGATCTCCTCTTAAAATCGAAAGAGGTCTTAATGCACAATGGAAAGATGGCGGATTACAATATTCTCCACCATTCAAATAA
- the rarD gene encoding EamA family transporter RarD, with protein MQEHNEEKKGILYALAAFIFWGLVPIYFKLTSSVLPAEVLVHRIVWSVVFLALLIGYTKQSRQVLAILKDWKKVRILMITSILVSSNWLIFIWAISHDMITEASLGYYINPIISILLGIIFFGEIPSKLQKIAILLAFLAILNELISVGSIPLVSLSLASLFAFYGMLRKKISLPSVAGLFIETLVILPFALLYFYYLVSTSQNTFDFTINTVSILLISAGLITVLPLLWFNAAATRISLTKLGFIQYVGPSISFLLGIFVYHEPFDQKKLLTFLLIWLALVLFSFDSKLSKKRFSH; from the coding sequence GTGCAGGAACACAATGAAGAGAAAAAAGGTATTTTATATGCCTTAGCCGCATTTATTTTTTGGGGACTTGTCCCAATATATTTTAAATTGACCAGTAGCGTACTTCCTGCTGAGGTTCTTGTTCATAGAATCGTTTGGTCTGTTGTTTTCTTAGCACTCTTGATTGGCTACACAAAACAATCTCGACAAGTACTCGCTATTTTAAAAGATTGGAAAAAAGTCAGGATTCTAATGATTACGTCAATCTTAGTCTCATCAAACTGGCTTATTTTTATCTGGGCTATCTCTCATGATATGATAACAGAGGCCAGTTTGGGATATTATATTAACCCTATTATCAGTATCCTATTAGGTATTATATTTTTTGGAGAAATTCCATCAAAATTACAAAAAATTGCAATTTTATTGGCATTTCTAGCTATCTTAAATGAACTAATCTCTGTGGGTTCTATCCCCCTTGTCTCATTATCTCTTGCTTCATTATTTGCATTTTATGGTATGCTTCGCAAAAAAATCTCTCTGCCTTCAGTAGCTGGACTATTTATTGAAACGTTAGTGATTTTGCCTTTTGCTCTTTTATATTTTTACTATCTAGTCTCAACGTCTCAAAACACCTTTGATTTTACTATCAACACTGTATCTATTCTCTTGATTAGTGCTGGATTGATTACTGTCTTGCCGCTTTTGTGGTTTAATGCTGCAGCGACTCGCATTTCGCTTACGAAACTTGGTTTCATTCAGTATGTCGGCCCAAGTATCTCATTTTTGCTCGGAATCTTTGTCTATCATGAGCCGTTTGATCAAAAAAAATTATTGACATTTTTACTGATTTGGCTTGCTTTGGTATTGTTTTCATTTGACTCTAAACTATCAAAAAAACGGTTTTCCCATTAA
- a CDS encoding tetratricopeptide repeat protein, with translation MSRYNAPLVFILLFLFYGCSTKEPTSMIGKKTFQNEDVLILKALEYQREKQYDNALETYKILYEKSHKVNYLEEEARLSFLSNNQARTLDILNRAIEKYPNNILFKRLKSGYYMKTKAYSKAEKLALEILKRERNAENLSLLGDIYFLEKSYNLSLKYYESAFKTNESENLLLNMVNLLYKFLDRKKEAISYLETYIRMKDASEHVYFALVRIYGQEKNIDGLISTYEELYTKFKKDEYGKKAIELLIYKKDKQAAIKFLEESDYNPQMLLDLYTSNKDYKNAYRIAQSLYKKTNNIDFLAKMAIFEYEKNKNHLNPKILNSISNKFETVIEKFHDPVYLNYYGYLLIDHDLNIKKGIKLVKLALESDKNSPFYLDSLAWGYYKLDECRKALEVMKKIINETNEPEVLLHYKMIQQCLNQKNSKEKQ, from the coding sequence ATGTCCAGGTATAACGCGCCTTTAGTCTTTATTTTATTGTTTCTCTTTTATGGCTGTTCTACCAAAGAACCCACATCAATGATTGGTAAAAAAACGTTTCAAAATGAAGATGTTTTGATTCTCAAGGCACTCGAATATCAAAGAGAAAAACAGTATGATAATGCTCTTGAAACCTATAAAATACTTTATGAAAAGAGCCATAAAGTTAATTATTTAGAAGAAGAAGCACGCCTCTCTTTTTTATCCAATAATCAAGCCAGAACATTGGATATTTTAAACCGGGCCATAGAAAAATATCCCAATAATATTTTGTTTAAACGATTGAAATCTGGATATTATATGAAGACAAAAGCATACTCCAAAGCAGAAAAACTAGCTTTAGAGATTCTCAAACGAGAGAGGAATGCTGAAAATCTTTCTCTTTTAGGTGATATCTATTTTCTAGAAAAGTCATACAATCTTTCATTAAAATATTATGAGAGTGCCTTTAAGACAAACGAATCTGAAAATCTGCTTTTAAATATGGTCAATCTCCTTTACAAATTTCTCGATAGAAAAAAAGAGGCGATTTCGTATCTAGAGACCTATATTCGCATGAAAGATGCCAGTGAGCATGTCTATTTTGCATTGGTTCGTATCTATGGACAAGAAAAAAATATTGATGGATTGATTTCTACTTATGAAGAGTTATATACTAAATTCAAAAAAGATGAATATGGGAAAAAAGCCATAGAATTATTGATTTATAAAAAAGACAAACAAGCAGCCATCAAATTTTTGGAAGAGAGTGATTATAATCCTCAAATGCTACTCGATCTTTATACCTCTAACAAAGATTACAAAAACGCGTATCGTATTGCTCAATCGCTGTATAAAAAAACCAATAATATAGATTTTTTAGCCAAAATGGCTATTTTTGAATATGAAAAAAATAAGAACCATCTCAATCCAAAAATTTTGAATTCAATCTCCAATAAATTTGAAACGGTCATTGAGAAATTTCATGACCCGGTTTATCTTAATTATTATGGGTATTTGTTGATTGATCATGATTTAAATATCAAAAAAGGAATCAAACTGGTCAAACTCGCTCTTGAATCAGATAAAAATTCACCCTTTTATTTGGATTCTTTAGCTTGGGGATACTATAAACTGGATGAATGTCGCAAAGCATTAGAGGTGATGAAAAAAATCATCAATGAGACCAATGAACCTGAAGTTTTGTTACATTACAAAATGATACAACAGTGCTTAAATCAAAAAAACAGTAAAGAGAAACAATGA
- a CDS encoding NAD(P)-binding domain-containing protein: protein MPQVYDLIIIGGGPGGIGAAVESNVLGIKNILMIEKGDNHSQTIRKFYKEHKRVDKDYKGQVVELEGSVKFEDGTKESTLDYFDSLLDNDEIDAIFNSEVESVEKSGDTFLVTTANAGYIGKNVIIAIGRMGKPNKPTNYKIPPSITQRVNFNLDKCVPGEKILVVGGGNSAAEYAIDLTAKYTVTLNYRRTKFNRLNDINLETLYRLNGLEKMRLRLGCDITSLENEDGLVKVNFTDGYYTIYDRVIYAIGGTTPVEFLKKCGIELDEKGEPIFDENYETSSKGLFVGGDIAVRSGGSIAIALNHTHHIVSYILKHKK, encoded by the coding sequence ATGCCTCAAGTATATGATCTCATCATTATTGGTGGGGGGCCCGGTGGCATCGGTGCTGCAGTTGAATCCAATGTCCTGGGTATCAAGAATATTTTGATGATTGAAAAAGGCGACAACCATTCTCAGACCATTAGAAAATTTTACAAAGAACATAAAAGAGTCGATAAAGATTACAAAGGTCAAGTTGTCGAGTTAGAAGGAAGTGTCAAGTTTGAAGATGGCACCAAAGAAAGTACCCTTGATTACTTTGATTCGCTTTTGGATAATGATGAAATTGATGCCATATTTAACAGCGAAGTAGAGAGTGTCGAAAAATCAGGTGATACCTTTTTGGTGACGACTGCAAATGCTGGTTATATCGGTAAAAATGTCATTATCGCCATCGGAAGAATGGGAAAACCAAACAAACCTACCAATTATAAAATCCCGCCTTCTATCACACAAAGAGTCAATTTTAATTTAGATAAATGTGTGCCCGGTGAGAAGATACTCGTAGTAGGTGGTGGTAATTCTGCTGCTGAGTATGCGATTGACTTAACCGCCAAATATACGGTCACTTTAAATTACCGAAGAACAAAATTTAACAGACTCAATGATATCAATTTAGAGACATTGTACCGATTAAATGGTCTTGAAAAAATGAGATTACGATTGGGTTGTGATATTACCTCTTTAGAGAATGAAGATGGCTTAGTAAAAGTGAATTTTACGGATGGTTACTACACGATATATGATCGTGTCATCTATGCAATTGGTGGAACAACACCTGTTGAATTTTTGAAAAAATGCGGTATTGAATTAGATGAGAAGGGTGAGCCGATATTTGATGAAAATTATGAAACTTCAAGCAAAGGCTTATTTGTCGGTGGAGACATTGCGGTAAGAAGTGGTGGTAGTATTGCGATTGCGCTCAATCACACCCATCATATTGTGTCGTATATATTAAAACATAAAAAGTGA
- a CDS encoding YkgJ family cysteine cluster protein — MKISKEGFDYSFDPKACETCAGNCCIGESGYIWVDRQKAKEIADFLGIKIEEFSQNYLKKVQYRFSLKEIEYNGGYRCVFFNLEKRACTIYPVRPKQCASFPFWEYFKKNIKELEDECPGITRL, encoded by the coding sequence GTGAAGATATCTAAAGAAGGGTTTGATTATAGTTTTGATCCCAAAGCATGCGAGACGTGTGCGGGAAATTGCTGTATTGGCGAGAGTGGATACATTTGGGTTGATCGACAAAAAGCTAAAGAGATTGCCGACTTTTTAGGGATAAAAATTGAAGAATTTTCTCAAAATTATCTAAAAAAGGTTCAATATAGATTTTCGTTAAAAGAGATTGAGTATAATGGTGGTTATCGGTGTGTATTTTTCAATCTTGAAAAACGAGCATGCACCATTTATCCCGTGCGACCAAAGCAATGTGCTAGCTTTCCGTTTTGGGAATATTTCAAAAAAAATATCAAAGAATTGGAGGATGAATGTCCAGGTATAACGCGCCTTTAG
- a CDS encoding class II 3-deoxy-7-phosphoheptulonate synthase gives MEEWTKTSWRTKAIKQQPTYPDKSELQKVEKILSKYPPLVFAGEVRSLKHEFAKVCEGKAFLLQGGDCAESFAEFNADNIRDMFKVIMQMAVVLTFAGGCPVVKVGRLAGQFAKPRSSDFEEIDGEKLPSYRGDIINDNNFSEDSRIPDPNRMLRAYNQSSATMNLLRAFAKGGLADLHQVHKWNLGFVKDNALGGKYKALAHKITETLEFMEACGITSENTPMINETILYTSHEALLLNNEEALTREDSLSGDWVDCSAHMLWIGDRTRDVDGAHVEFLRGVINPIGIKAGPSITPDELLALIDKLNPENEAGRINIIIRMGADKITSELPKLIRAVKASDKKVIWSIDPMHGNTIKASNNYKTRMFDEILREVKGFFDVHKQEGTFPGGVHLEMTGQDVTECVGGVVDVTEENLSSRYNTHCDPRLNADQALELAFLIADSLREAKDRFKNQEN, from the coding sequence ATGGAAGAATGGACTAAGACTTCTTGGAGAACAAAAGCAATAAAACAACAACCTACTTATCCAGATAAATCGGAGTTACAAAAAGTCGAAAAGATATTAAGCAAATATCCTCCTCTCGTTTTTGCGGGGGAAGTGAGAAGCCTTAAGCATGAGTTTGCAAAAGTCTGTGAAGGCAAAGCATTTTTATTGCAAGGTGGCGATTGTGCAGAGAGTTTTGCAGAGTTTAATGCTGATAATATTAGAGATATGTTTAAAGTCATCATGCAGATGGCCGTCGTACTAACTTTTGCCGGTGGTTGCCCTGTTGTGAAAGTCGGCAGATTAGCCGGACAATTTGCCAAACCAAGATCGAGTGATTTTGAAGAGATTGATGGAGAAAAACTACCAAGTTATCGTGGTGATATCATCAATGATAATAATTTTAGCGAAGATTCTAGAATTCCAGATCCCAATAGAATGTTACGCGCCTACAATCAATCATCTGCGACCATGAATCTTTTACGTGCATTTGCTAAAGGGGGATTGGCTGATTTACATCAAGTTCACAAATGGAATCTCGGTTTTGTTAAAGATAATGCTTTGGGTGGTAAATATAAAGCATTGGCTCATAAAATTACGGAAACATTGGAATTTATGGAAGCATGTGGTATCACTTCTGAAAATACACCGATGATTAATGAAACCATTCTTTATACTTCTCATGAGGCGTTACTCCTCAATAATGAAGAAGCCTTGACGCGTGAAGACAGTCTAAGCGGTGATTGGGTTGATTGTTCTGCTCATATGCTCTGGATTGGTGATAGAACTCGTGATGTCGATGGTGCACATGTAGAGTTTTTGCGTGGAGTTATTAATCCAATTGGTATCAAAGCAGGACCAAGTATTACGCCAGATGAATTGCTTGCGTTAATAGATAAATTAAATCCTGAAAATGAAGCGGGACGTATTAATATCATCATCCGAATGGGTGCGGATAAGATTACATCAGAATTGCCCAAACTCATCCGTGCGGTGAAAGCCAGTGATAAAAAAGTCATTTGGAGTATTGACCCGATGCATGGCAATACCATCAAAGCCTCAAACAACTATAAAACCAGAATGTTTGATGAAATTTTACGAGAAGTCAAAGGATTTTTTGACGTACACAAACAAGAGGGCACCTTCCCAGGAGGAGTGCATCTTGAGATGACAGGACAAGATGTGACCGAATGTGTCGGTGGTGTTGTGGATGTCACAGAAGAAAATCTTAGTTCGCGATACAACACCCATTGTGACCCAAGACTGAACGCAGACCAAGCACTGGAATTGGCATTTTTGATAGCCGATTCACTCAGAGAAGCCAAAGACCGATTTAAAAATCAAGAAAACTAA
- a CDS encoding tRNA1(Val) (adenine(37)-N6)-methyltransferase, which yields MLKLYQYKQGYRYNSDTIFLYNFITQFDLKGSVLDVGCGCGVLGLLLKRDFNKIALTQIDIQERNIALTQRNAEANKLKTLTLHDDFLTHDFSEKFDCIISNPPFYNRGALKSEDPSLYLSRHSDALDFERFAIKAYRLLKHRGSFLFCYDAKQIDLLMSKLVAAKFKINHLQFVHVRANKEAGLVMVHARRDSKSLCKTLPPIILYEGDSLRDEIKNFYIKADTDSEDI from the coding sequence ATGCTAAAATTATATCAGTACAAACAGGGGTATCGTTACAATAGTGATACTATTTTTCTATATAATTTTATTACGCAATTTGATCTCAAAGGCTCCGTCTTGGATGTGGGGTGCGGTTGTGGTGTCTTGGGCTTATTGTTAAAGCGCGATTTTAATAAAATTGCCTTGACGCAAATCGACATACAAGAACGCAATATCGCCTTAACCCAGCGCAATGCCGAGGCCAACAAACTAAAAACTTTGACGCTTCATGATGATTTTCTTACGCATGATTTCAGTGAGAAATTTGACTGCATCATTAGCAATCCTCCTTTTTATAATAGAGGTGCCCTAAAGAGTGAAGATCCATCGCTTTATTTGAGTCGTCACAGTGATGCTTTGGATTTTGAACGTTTTGCTATTAAGGCGTATCGGCTATTAAAGCATCGAGGATCTTTTTTATTTTGCTATGATGCTAAACAAATTGATCTTTTGATGAGTAAATTGGTCGCAGCAAAATTCAAAATTAATCACCTCCAATTTGTCCATGTTCGCGCCAATAAAGAAGCCGGATTGGTCATGGTTCATGCCAGACGAGACTCAAAAAGTCTCTGCAAAACGTTACCGCCTATCATTCTTTATGAGGGAGACAGTTTGCGAGATGAGATCAAAAATTTTTATATAAAGGCTGATACAGACAGTGAAGATATCTAA
- a CDS encoding NAD(P)-binding domain-containing protein: MQQMYDVLIIGSGPGGVGAAIESKVLGLEKILVIEKGDNHSQTIRKFYKDNKRVDKDYQGQEVEIKGNVQFLDGTKESTLDYFDQLIDNEEIDVVFNSEVEKVEKQEGYFLVTTAKATYKAQNVIIAIGKMGKPNKPSYKIPPSIRQKVNFNLERCTHGEKILVVGGGDSASEYAVYLAKENTVTLNYRKKEFTRLNSINAKEIADANGEERLRLRMGRNILSLENESGAVKVNYDDGYSVVYDRIIYAIGGTTPVEFLKKCGVALDEGKQPIIDENFETNNKGMYIVGDLAVDSGGSIAIALNHAFHAITHILGKK; this comes from the coding sequence ATGCAGCAAATGTATGATGTCTTAATTATCGGTAGCGGGCCAGGAGGCGTCGGTGCCGCAATTGAATCAAAGGTTCTAGGACTAGAAAAAATACTCGTCATAGAAAAAGGAGACAATCACTCTCAAACCATCAGAAAGTTTTATAAAGATAACAAAAGAGTCGATAAGGATTATCAAGGCCAAGAGGTAGAAATCAAAGGAAATGTCCAATTTCTTGATGGAACCAAAGAGAGTACACTAGACTATTTTGACCAATTAATTGATAATGAAGAGATTGATGTTGTTTTCAATAGCGAAGTCGAAAAAGTTGAAAAACAAGAGGGATATTTTTTAGTCACTACGGCCAAAGCCACATACAAAGCGCAAAATGTCATTATAGCCATAGGAAAGATGGGAAAACCGAATAAACCAAGCTACAAAATCCCTCCTTCTATCAGACAAAAGGTAAATTTTAATCTAGAGCGATGTACTCATGGTGAGAAGATTTTGGTTGTGGGAGGCGGTGATTCTGCTTCGGAATATGCTGTCTATCTTGCCAAAGAAAATACCGTCACGCTCAATTATCGAAAAAAAGAGTTTACACGCCTCAATAGTATTAATGCAAAAGAGATTGCTGATGCCAATGGAGAAGAGCGACTACGATTGAGAATGGGGCGCAATATTTTGAGCTTGGAGAATGAATCTGGTGCGGTTAAAGTAAATTATGATGATGGATATAGTGTGGTTTACGACAGAATTATTTATGCAATTGGTGGTACCACTCCTGTGGAATTTTTGAAAAAATGCGGTGTGGCGCTGGATGAGGGCAAGCAGCCGATTATTGATGAAAACTTTGAAACCAATAACAAAGGGATGTATATCGTCGGAGATTTGGCCGTAGATAGTGGTGGTAGTATTGCCATTGCACTCAATCACGCATTTCATGCCATCACCCATATACTCGGTAAAAAATAA